The following proteins are encoded in a genomic region of Sebastes fasciatus isolate fSebFas1 chromosome 14, fSebFas1.pri, whole genome shotgun sequence:
- the ddx18 gene encoding ATP-dependent RNA helicase DDX18, with the protein MADLQMKLLRKKIQKRTDKNKERKLLREQKDDEETVNSNGLEEEGSEQPATLGKKKPKKQIGLPSEGTTTEETPLKKKSKKKRKLADTADTPVEKKTKTAKEAADDEEEEEEEEGATLADGEKAIDKSEEAADEGEEGEDEDDEDEEEDKTGDDDDDDEEEEDQPELPSGLTGAFEDTSFTSLAELVSDSTLKAVKEMGFEHMTEIQHKSIRPLLEGRDVLAAAKTGSGKTLAFLIPSIELIYKLKFMPRNGTGVVILSPTRELAMQTYGVLKELMAHHVHTFGLVMGGSNRSAEAQRLANGVNILVCTPGRLLDHLQNTAGFMYKNLQCLIIDEADRILEVGFEEELKQIIKLLPKKRQTMLFSATQTRKVEDLARISLKKEPLYVGVDDNKDNATVDGLEQGYVVCPSEKRFLLLFTFLKKNRKKKLMVFFSSCMSVKFHYELLNYIDLPVMAIHGKQKQTKRTTTFFQFCNADSGILLCTDVAARGLDIPEVDWIIQYDPPDDPKEYIHRVGRTARGINGQGHALLILRPEELGFLRFLKQAKVPLSEFDFSWTKISDIQSQLDKLIEKNYYLHKSAQEAYKSYVRAYDSHSLKQIYNVNTLNLPMVALSFGFKVPPYVDLNVHSSRGVKMQKRGGGGGFGYQKSKIGQKSRIFKHVNKGKGDRRQFSR; encoded by the exons ATGGCGGACCTGCAGATGAAGCTGCTCCGAAAGAAGATACAGAAAAGAACTGATAAGAACAAAGAGCGCAAACTACTGAGGGAACAGAAAGACGACGAAGAGACGG TGAACTCAAACGGGTTGGAGGAGGAAGGTTCTGAGCAACCTGCAACTCTTGGTAAGAAAAAACCGAAGAAGCAGATTGGGTTACCATCGGAAGGGACCACAACAGAGGAGACTCCTCTGAAGAAGAagtcaaagaagaaaagaaagctTGCCGACACTGCTGATACACCAG TTGAGAAGAAGACCAAAACAGCGAAAGAAGCAGCAgacgacgaagaggaggaggaggaggaggagggagcaacattagcagatGGAGAAAAGGCTATTGATAAATCAGAGGAAGCTGCAGAtgaaggggaggagggagaagatgaagatgatgaagatgaggaggaggacaaaaccggagatgatgatgatgatgatgaagaagaggaagatcaACCTGAATTACCGTCTGGCTTAACAG GAGCATTTGAGGACACATCCTTCACCTCTCTTGCTGAGCTGGTGAGTGACAGCACGCTGAAAGCAGTGAAGGAGATGGGCTTTGAACACATGACGGAGATCCAGCACAAAAGTATTCGTCCCCTGTTGGAGGGAAG GGATGTTCTAGCTGCTGCCAAGACAGGTAGTGGTAAAACCTTGGCCTTCCTCATCCCATCTATAGAGCTCATCTACAAACTCAAGTTCATGCCCAGGAACG gcACCGGTGTAGTGATCCTTTCTCCCACACGTGAGTTGGCCATGCAGACTTATGGTGTGCTGAAGGAGCTGATGGCACACCATGTGCACACCTTTGGTCTGGTCATGGGGGGCAGCAACCGCTCAGCTGAGGCCCAAAGGCTGGCCAACGGCGTCAACATCCTGGTGTGCACACCGGGCCGTCTGCTGGACCACCTCCAG AATACCGCTGGCTTCATGTACAAGAACCTCCAGTGTCTGATTATTGATGAGGCTGACCGTATCTTAGAGGTGGGCTTCGAGGAGGAACTGAAGCAGATCATCAAACTGCTGCCAA AGAAGAGACAGACCATGCTGTTTTCAGCCACTCAGACCCGTAAGGTGGAGGACTTGGCTCGCATCTCCCTGAAGAAAGAGCCCCTCTACGTCGGCGTGGATGACAACAAAGACAACGCCACCGTTGACGGCCTGGAGCAG GGTTATGTGGTGTGCCCGTCAGAGAAGcgcttcctgctgctcttcacCTTCCTGAAGAAGAACCGCAAGAAGAAGCTCATggtcttcttctcttcctgtatgTCTGTGAAATTCCACTATGAGCTACTCAACTACATCGACCTGCCCGTCATGGCCATCCAT GGCAAGCAGAAGCAGACCAAACGTACCACCACCTTCTTCCAGTTCTGCAACGCCGACTCGGGCATCCTGCTGTGTACTGACGTGGCAGCTCGAGGCCTGGACATCCCTGAGGTGGACTGGATCATCCAGTACGACCCTCCAGATGACCCCAAG GAGTACATCCACAGGGTGGGCAGGACAGCCAGAGGCATCAACGGCCAAGGCCACGCTCTCCTGATCCTCCGACCGGAGGAGCTCGGCTTCCTCCGCTTCCTGAAACAGGCCAAG GTCCCACTGAGCGAGTTTGACTTTTCTTGGACGAAAATCTCTGATATCCAGTCCCAG CTGGATAAGCTGATTGAGAAGAACTACTATCTCCACAAGTCAGCCCAAGAGGCCTACAAGTCCTACGTGAGGGCTTACGACTCCCACTCACTCAAACAGATCTACAACGTCAACACCCTCAACCTCCCCATGGTGGCGCTGTCTTTTGGCTTCAAAGTTCCTCCATACGTCGATCTGA ATGTCCACAGCAGTAGAGGTGTAAAGATGCAGAAGCGAGGCGGCGGAGGCGGTTTTGGATACCAGAAGTCCAAGATCGGGCAAAAATCCAGAATCTTCAAGCATGTCAACAAAGGAAAGGGTGACAGGAGACAGTTCTCCCGCTGA